One window of Ralstonia pickettii DTP0602 genomic DNA carries:
- a CDS encoding nitronate monooxygenase (K00459: E1.13.12.16; nitronate monooxygenase [EC:1.13.12.16]) has protein sequence MQAAFRTRITELLSIRHPILLGGMHHLGESRIVAAMVNAGAMGFITARSFESPGALRDDLRRCRDLTGGKPFGVNLTLARRPEHNRNVQAWIDVALDEGVRCFETAGGSPEGLVEPIHQRGGIVIHKCPSVRHALSAERLGVDAVTLVGMEEGGHPGANQLPTFVNGAFALAKLRVPLLLGGGIGNGRQIAAALAMGADGVVMGSRFMVAAEIRAHAALKQRIVESDQHCSTAILGTLGDTWRVLANDTAREVQRLEAAGARSHAEFGDLILSSRTRQRVYADGEVDAGIVSLGPAGGFCDAIAPAAQIVAGLMREASQAAAAFTATFSGRRCTD, from the coding sequence ATGCAAGCCGCTTTCCGTACCCGCATCACCGAGCTGCTGTCGATCCGCCACCCGATCCTGCTGGGCGGCATGCACCACCTGGGCGAGTCGCGCATCGTCGCGGCCATGGTCAACGCCGGCGCGATGGGCTTTATCACGGCGCGCTCGTTCGAATCGCCGGGCGCGCTGCGCGATGACCTGCGCCGCTGCCGCGACCTGACCGGCGGGAAACCGTTCGGCGTCAACCTCACGCTGGCGCGCCGGCCGGAGCACAACCGCAATGTGCAAGCGTGGATCGACGTGGCGCTGGACGAAGGCGTGCGCTGCTTCGAGACCGCGGGGGGCTCGCCGGAAGGGCTGGTCGAGCCGATCCACCAGCGCGGCGGCATCGTGATCCACAAGTGTCCGAGCGTGCGGCATGCGCTGAGCGCCGAACGGCTTGGCGTGGACGCGGTCACGCTGGTCGGCATGGAGGAAGGCGGGCATCCGGGCGCCAACCAGCTGCCGACCTTTGTCAACGGCGCCTTTGCGCTGGCAAAGCTGCGCGTGCCGCTGCTGCTGGGCGGCGGCATCGGCAACGGCCGCCAGATCGCGGCCGCGCTGGCGATGGGCGCCGATGGCGTGGTGATGGGCAGCCGCTTCATGGTTGCCGCCGAGATCCGCGCGCATGCGGCGCTGAAGCAGCGCATCGTCGAATCCGACCAGCACTGCTCCACCGCCATCCTCGGCACGCTGGGCGACACCTGGCGCGTGCTGGCCAACGACACGGCGCGCGAAGTGCAGCGCCTGGAAGCCGCCGGCGCGCGCAGCCATGCGGAATTTGGCGACCTGATCCTGTCGTCGCGCACGCGGCAGCGCGTCTATGCCGACGGCGAGGTCGACGCCGGCATCGTCTCGCTGGGCCCGGCCGGCGGCTTCTGCGACGCGATCGCGCCGGCCGCTCAGATCGTGGCCGGGCTGATGCGGGAGGCGTCGCAGGCGGCCGCGGCCTTCACTGCGACGTTCTCCGGCCGCCGTTGCACGGACTGA
- a CDS encoding acyl-CoA dehydrogenase: MFTEAIEDILRDHATPATLRTIEGGAAPGTLWPALADAGFLELMAPESAGGAGLSLPAIGPIFTAFGRHALPVPAAQTIAARALLAPTGTQSPAGMITLAGQCVRGTDGTITAPLLPFGSLADWVLANVEGGMLLLDARLARRQPTGVRGSLVATLSWAAQDLPGPVGDHGERVRDFSAAIHAAAIAGAMGRVFDMTLQYCNDRAQFGKSIGKFQAVQHQLSVMAQHVAAAGIAAELAFAGDRTLPARMPAAIAKARTSMAVPLVAATAHALHGAIGVTEEYDLQLYTRRLHEWRMADGSEAYWNRILGQSLLAQPGSTVTDFVRETLCA, encoded by the coding sequence ATGTTCACCGAAGCAATCGAAGACATCCTGCGCGACCACGCCACGCCGGCCACGCTGCGCACCATCGAAGGCGGCGCGGCACCCGGCACGCTGTGGCCGGCGCTGGCCGACGCCGGCTTCCTGGAGCTGATGGCACCGGAATCCGCGGGCGGCGCGGGCCTGTCGCTGCCGGCCATCGGCCCCATCTTCACGGCCTTCGGCCGGCATGCGCTGCCGGTACCGGCGGCGCAGACCATCGCCGCACGGGCGCTGCTGGCGCCCACGGGCACGCAATCGCCAGCCGGCATGATCACGCTGGCCGGCCAGTGCGTGCGCGGCACCGACGGCACCATCACCGCGCCGCTGCTGCCCTTCGGCTCGCTGGCGGACTGGGTGCTGGCCAATGTGGAGGGCGGCATGCTGTTGCTCGACGCCAGGCTGGCACGACGCCAGCCGACCGGCGTGCGCGGCAGCCTGGTTGCCACGCTGAGCTGGGCCGCGCAGGACCTGCCCGGCCCGGTGGGCGACCACGGCGAGCGCGTGCGCGACTTCAGCGCCGCCATCCACGCGGCCGCCATCGCCGGCGCGATGGGGCGCGTATTCGACATGACGCTGCAGTACTGCAACGACCGCGCCCAGTTCGGCAAGTCGATCGGCAAGTTCCAGGCGGTGCAGCACCAGCTCAGCGTGATGGCGCAGCACGTGGCGGCGGCGGGCATCGCGGCGGAATTGGCCTTCGCCGGCGACCGCACCCTCCCCGCCCGCATGCCGGCGGCCATCGCCAAGGCCCGCACCAGCATGGCGGTGCCGCTGGTGGCCGCCACCGCGCATGCGCTGCACGGCGCCATCGGCGTGACCGAGGAATATGACCTGCAGCTCTATACCCGGCGCCTGCATGAATGGCGCATGGCGGACGGCTCAGAGGCGTACTGGAACCGGATCCTTGGCCAGTCGCTGCTGGCACAGCCAGGGAGCACCGTCACCGACTTCGTGCGCGAGACGCTCTGCGCCTGA
- a CDS encoding Acr/RND family transmembrane transporter encodes MDHSRFNLSRWALEHQPLTRYLLVVLLLGGLLAFFQLGQDEDPPFTFRVMVVQAFWPGATAEQIAVQVTDKIERQLQEVPYADKIRSFSKPGETTVIFQLKDTSPAKETAQVWYTVRKKIGDIQQTLPAGVRGPFFNDEFGDVYGTIYALSADGFNYKELREYADLVRQELLRVPAVAKVSLIGLQDEKVYIEFNQARFAQLGLDINAIAEQISQQNNLTGSGVLVTPTDNLQVRVSGQFASVQDLENLVLRGPNGIANIRLGDIAHVYRGYVDPTQTRMRFNGKDVIGLGISMQKGGDIIQLGKDLRAAFDRMRGQLPVGIEMGQVQDQPEAVKRSVGEFVHVLIEAVVIVLAVSFVSLGLHTKPLRLDVRPGLVVALTIPLVLAVTFLFMNIFGIGLHKISLGALIVALGLLVDDAIIAVEMMVRKLEEGFSKMEAATFAYTSTAMPMLTGTLITAAGFLPVGLARSTVGEYTFAIFAVTALALVLSWLAAVYFTPYLGYLLLKTRAPGAGEHHEVFDTPFYARFRRLVDWCVTWRKLVIAITLVAFALGIYAFKFVEKQFFPDSSRPELMVEMWMPEGTSFAQMEAEAKRFEQLMRKDREVESLTTFVGTGAPRFYLPLDQIFPQSNVAQVIVMPVSTEVRDALRRRIITLFDTEFPYLRGRVKLLPNGPPVAYPVQFRVIGPEAAAVRQLADQVKAVMRANPNTVGVNDNWNENVKMLRLEIDQDKARALGVTTNAIARVTQTVLTGVPVGQYRDGDKLIDIMMRTPRNERDAISDLNNMLVPTNNGRMVPLTQVARVALRSEPGVVWRENRDFGVTVQADVVDGIQGPTVTAQINPQLDKLRAQLPAGYRITVAGAEEESGKAGASIAVQLPLCIFIIFTLLMLQLHSFSRATMVFLTGPLGLIGAAATLLLLRAPMGFVAQLGITALLGMIIRNSVILVDQIEQDISAGVPPWTAIVEAAVRRFRPIILTAAAAVLAMIPLSRSLFWGPMAVAIMGGLIIATVLTLLFLPALYAAWFRVKRPEGGVSALAG; translated from the coding sequence ATGGATCATTCGCGCTTCAATTTGTCGCGCTGGGCGCTCGAGCACCAGCCGCTGACCCGTTACCTGCTGGTGGTGCTGCTGCTTGGCGGCTTGCTGGCGTTCTTCCAGCTCGGGCAGGACGAGGACCCGCCCTTTACCTTCCGCGTGATGGTGGTGCAGGCCTTCTGGCCCGGCGCCACCGCCGAGCAGATCGCCGTCCAGGTCACCGACAAGATCGAGCGCCAACTGCAGGAAGTGCCCTACGCGGACAAGATCCGCAGCTTCTCCAAGCCGGGCGAGACCACCGTGATCTTCCAGCTCAAGGACACCTCGCCGGCCAAGGAGACCGCGCAGGTCTGGTACACCGTGCGCAAGAAGATCGGCGATATCCAGCAGACGCTGCCCGCCGGCGTGCGCGGGCCGTTCTTCAATGACGAGTTCGGCGATGTGTACGGCACCATCTACGCGCTCTCGGCCGACGGCTTCAACTACAAGGAACTGCGCGAGTACGCCGACCTGGTGCGCCAGGAACTGCTGCGCGTGCCGGCGGTGGCCAAGGTATCGCTGATCGGCCTGCAGGACGAGAAGGTCTATATCGAGTTCAACCAGGCGCGCTTCGCCCAGCTCGGGCTCGATATCAACGCCATCGCCGAGCAGATCTCGCAGCAGAACAACCTGACCGGCAGCGGCGTGCTGGTCACGCCGACCGACAACCTGCAGGTGCGCGTGTCCGGCCAGTTCGCCAGCGTGCAGGACCTGGAGAACCTGGTGCTGCGCGGGCCCAACGGCATCGCCAATATCCGCCTGGGCGACATCGCGCACGTCTACCGCGGCTATGTCGATCCAACCCAGACGCGCATGCGCTTCAACGGCAAGGACGTGATCGGGCTGGGCATCTCGATGCAGAAGGGCGGCGACATCATCCAGCTCGGCAAGGACCTGCGTGCCGCCTTCGACCGGATGCGCGGCCAGCTGCCGGTGGGCATCGAGATGGGCCAGGTGCAGGACCAGCCGGAAGCCGTCAAACGTTCGGTGGGCGAGTTCGTGCACGTGCTGATCGAGGCGGTGGTGATCGTGCTGGCGGTCAGCTTCGTCTCGCTGGGCCTGCACACCAAACCGCTGCGGCTGGACGTGCGCCCTGGCCTGGTGGTGGCGCTGACCATCCCGCTGGTGCTGGCGGTGACCTTCCTGTTCATGAATATCTTCGGCATCGGGCTGCACAAGATATCGCTCGGGGCGCTGATCGTGGCGCTGGGGCTGCTGGTGGACGACGCCATCATCGCAGTCGAAATGATGGTGCGCAAGCTTGAAGAGGGCTTCTCCAAGATGGAGGCGGCAACCTTCGCCTACACCTCGACCGCGATGCCGATGCTGACCGGCACGCTGATCACCGCGGCCGGCTTCCTGCCGGTAGGGCTGGCGCGCTCGACCGTGGGCGAGTACACCTTCGCGATCTTTGCCGTGACCGCGCTGGCGCTGGTGCTGTCGTGGCTGGCGGCGGTGTATTTCACGCCTTACCTCGGCTACCTGCTGCTCAAGACCCGCGCCCCGGGCGCGGGCGAGCACCATGAGGTCTTCGACACGCCGTTCTACGCGCGCTTCCGCCGGCTGGTGGACTGGTGCGTAACGTGGCGCAAGCTGGTGATCGCGATCACGCTGGTGGCCTTCGCGCTAGGCATCTATGCCTTCAAGTTCGTCGAGAAGCAGTTCTTCCCGGATTCCAGCCGGCCCGAGCTGATGGTGGAGATGTGGATGCCCGAAGGCACCAGCTTCGCACAGATGGAGGCCGAGGCCAAGCGCTTCGAGCAGCTGATGCGCAAGGATCGCGAGGTCGAGAGCCTGACCACCTTCGTCGGCACCGGCGCGCCGCGCTTCTACCTGCCGCTGGACCAGATCTTCCCGCAGAGCAACGTGGCGCAGGTGATCGTGATGCCGGTCAGCACCGAGGTGCGCGACGCCTTGCGCCGCCGCATCATCACGCTGTTCGACACCGAATTCCCGTACCTGCGCGGCCGCGTCAAGCTGCTGCCCAACGGGCCGCCGGTGGCCTATCCGGTGCAGTTCCGCGTGATCGGGCCGGAGGCCGCCGCGGTGCGCCAGCTGGCCGACCAGGTCAAGGCGGTGATGCGCGCCAATCCCAATACCGTCGGCGTCAACGACAACTGGAACGAGAACGTCAAGATGCTGCGCCTGGAGATCGACCAGGACAAGGCGCGCGCGCTCGGCGTCACCACCAACGCGATCGCGCGCGTCACGCAGACCGTGCTGACCGGCGTGCCGGTGGGCCAGTACCGCGACGGCGACAAGCTGATCGACATCATGATGCGCACCCCGCGCAACGAGCGCGACGCGATCTCGGACCTGAACAATATGCTGGTGCCGACCAATAACGGCCGCATGGTGCCGCTGACACAGGTCGCGCGCGTGGCGCTGCGCTCCGAGCCCGGCGTGGTCTGGCGCGAGAACCGCGACTTCGGCGTCACCGTGCAGGCGGACGTGGTCGACGGCATCCAGGGTCCGACCGTGACCGCGCAGATCAACCCGCAGCTCGACAAGCTGCGCGCCCAGCTGCCGGCCGGCTACCGCATCACCGTGGCCGGTGCGGAAGAAGAAAGCGGCAAGGCGGGCGCGTCGATCGCGGTGCAGCTGCCGCTATGCATCTTCATTATCTTCACGCTGCTGATGCTGCAGCTGCACAGCTTCTCGCGCGCGACCATGGTGTTCCTGACCGGCCCGCTGGGGCTGATCGGCGCCGCCGCCACGCTGTTGCTGCTGCGCGCGCCGATGGGGTTTGTGGCGCAGCTGGGCATCACCGCGCTGCTGGGCATGATCATCCGCAACTCGGTGATCCTGGTCGACCAGATCGAGCAGGACATCAGCGCCGGCGTGCCGCCGTGGACCGCCATTGTGGAGGCTGCGGTGCGCCGCTTTCGCCCGATCATCCTGACCGCCGCCGCGGCGGTGCTGGCGATGATCCCGCTGTCGCGCTCGCTGTTCTGGGGGCCGATGGCGGTGGCAATCATGGGCGGGCTGATCATTGCCACCGTGCTGACGCTGCTGTTCCTGCCGGCGCTGTATGCGGCGTGGTTCCGGGTGAAGCGGCCGGAAGGCGGTGTATCGGCGCTGGCCGGCTAG
- a CDS encoding enoyl-CoA hydratase (Catalyzes the reversible hydration of unsaturated fatty acyl-CoA to beta-hydroxyacyl-CoA) has translation MSTFLNYEQDGHVVTLTMNDPERRNPLTGNTAVEEFVAAIDRIDGDASVRAVILTGAGTAFCSGGNVAGMARHASGEVPGTEIRQDYRRGIQRLPLALFNLEVPVIAAVNGPAIGAGLDLACMCDIRIASEQAKFAESFVKLGIIPGDGGAWLLPRVIGLSRAAELTFTGQAIDARQALEWNLVSRVVPAAELLATARGLADAIAANPPHAVRMAKRLMREGMHSRLDTLLELSAALQVLSHQTADHREAVDAFVARRPPVFKG, from the coding sequence ATGAGCACCTTCCTCAACTACGAGCAGGACGGCCACGTCGTCACGCTGACCATGAACGACCCGGAGCGGCGCAATCCGCTGACCGGCAACACCGCCGTCGAAGAATTCGTCGCGGCGATCGACCGCATCGACGGCGATGCGAGCGTGCGCGCCGTGATCCTGACCGGCGCCGGCACCGCCTTCTGCTCCGGCGGCAATGTGGCCGGCATGGCCCGGCACGCCAGCGGCGAAGTGCCGGGCACCGAGATCCGCCAGGACTACCGGCGCGGCATCCAGCGGCTGCCGCTGGCGCTGTTCAACCTGGAAGTGCCGGTCATCGCCGCCGTCAACGGCCCGGCCATCGGCGCCGGCCTGGACCTGGCCTGCATGTGCGATATCCGCATCGCCTCCGAGCAAGCAAAGTTCGCCGAGAGCTTTGTCAAGCTCGGCATCATCCCCGGCGACGGCGGCGCGTGGCTGCTGCCGCGGGTCATCGGCCTGTCCCGCGCGGCCGAGCTGACCTTTACCGGCCAGGCCATCGACGCGCGCCAGGCGCTGGAATGGAACCTGGTCTCGCGCGTGGTACCGGCCGCCGAACTGCTGGCCACGGCGCGCGGCCTGGCCGATGCCATCGCCGCCAATCCACCCCACGCCGTACGCATGGCCAAGCGGCTGATGCGCGAAGGCATGCACAGCCGGCTCGACACCTTGCTGGAGCTGTCGGCCGCGTTGCAGGTGCTGTCGCACCAGACCGCGGACCACCGCGAGGCGGTGGATGCCTTCGTCGCCAGGCGGCCGCCGGTGTTCAAGGGCTGA
- a CDS encoding RND transporter MFP subunit gives MPVLCQVPEVAAADTPAVPRTLSRAGRLLALLAAASALALAGCGKKTEPAPEVRPVRLMQLSQHGGKTAFEFSGDVRPRVESRLGFRVGGKIAARLVDVGATVRKGQPLARLDPTDLSLAEAGSRAQYEAARTDRDLAAADLKRYNDLFAKGFISAAEQHRRKATYEATESRLRQAEAGLRSQSNQTAYAVLHADADGVVTAIDAEVGQVVTPGQPVVRVAQTAEKEVAIGLPEDQVDQLRGITDVTIHTWAEPQRTLPGRVREIAAAADPVTRTYATRVTIPNPPADLKLGMTAVVTFVRNGATPAIRVPLTALLQEQGRNQVWVFDAAAGTVKPVPVTLGEAIGNEVEVRQGLAPGQTIVTAGVHLLRPGQKVRPLQTVTPASAPASALAANPTQG, from the coding sequence ATGCCAGTGCTTTGCCAAGTGCCGGAAGTTGCGGCCGCAGATACTCCTGCCGTTCCAAGAACCCTGAGCCGGGCCGGCCGGCTGCTTGCCCTGCTTGCGGCCGCATCCGCGCTGGCGCTGGCCGGCTGCGGCAAGAAGACCGAGCCCGCGCCGGAAGTCCGCCCGGTGCGCCTGATGCAGCTCAGCCAGCACGGCGGCAAGACCGCCTTCGAGTTCTCCGGCGACGTGCGCCCGCGCGTGGAGTCCCGGCTGGGCTTCCGCGTCGGCGGCAAGATCGCGGCGCGGCTGGTCGACGTGGGTGCGACGGTGCGCAAGGGACAGCCGCTGGCGCGCCTGGACCCGACCGACCTGTCGCTGGCCGAGGCCGGTTCGCGCGCCCAGTATGAAGCGGCCCGGACCGACCGCGACCTGGCCGCCGCCGACCTGAAGCGCTACAACGACCTGTTCGCCAAGGGCTTTATCAGCGCCGCCGAGCAGCACCGGCGCAAAGCGACCTATGAGGCCACCGAGTCGCGCCTGCGGCAGGCCGAAGCCGGCCTGCGCAGCCAGTCCAACCAGACCGCCTATGCGGTGCTCCATGCCGACGCGGATGGCGTGGTCACGGCGATCGATGCCGAGGTCGGCCAGGTGGTCACCCCCGGCCAGCCGGTAGTGCGCGTGGCGCAGACCGCGGAGAAGGAAGTTGCCATCGGCCTGCCCGAAGACCAGGTCGACCAGCTGCGCGGCATCACCGACGTGACCATCCATACCTGGGCCGAGCCGCAGCGCACGCTGCCGGGCCGCGTGCGCGAGATCGCTGCCGCCGCGGACCCCGTTACCCGCACTTACGCCACCCGCGTGACCATTCCCAACCCGCCCGCCGACCTGAAGCTCGGCATGACGGCGGTGGTGACCTTCGTGCGCAATGGGGCCACCCCGGCCATCCGCGTGCCGCTGACCGCGCTGCTGCAGGAGCAGGGCCGCAACCAGGTGTGGGTCTTTGACGCCGCCGCCGGCACGGTCAAACCGGTGCCGGTGACGTTGGGCGAGGCCATCGGCAACGAGGTCGAGGTGCGCCAGGGGCTGGCACCCGGCCAGACCATCGTCACGGCCGGGGTCCACCTGCTGCGCCCGGGCCAGAAGGTGCGGCCGCTGCAGACCGTGACGCCGGCGTCCGCGCCCGCATCCGCGCTGGCCGCCAACCCGACGCAGGGTTGA
- a CDS encoding long-chain fatty acid--CoA ligase, producing MNPTPKYLGDHAALTPDKPAAINGTTGEALSYRELDQRSNRLAQHLYALGLRRGDHIAMVLENNMRCFELCWAALRSGLLITPVNRFLTAPEAAYLIEDSEAQVVVTSYAMRELAAQLTDLMPTCRRRLMLDGTIPGWDSYEQAIAAHPAERLAEEWMGATMIYSSGTTGRPKGIVRAQPQGYVTEGSGSPRRAQFVRYGFDADTIYLSPAPLYHTAPLGYGLETQFGGGTVVFMEKFDPVEALRLIERYRVTHSQWVPTMFIRMLKLEPAQRAAFDLSSHRVAIHAAAPCPQDIKRQMIDWWGPIVHEYYAATEGNGVATLNTEEWLAHPGSVGKALVGVLHICDDDGNELPCGESGLVYFEREVLPFHYHKDPDKTRAAQHPRHPTWTSVGDIGRLDEDGYLYLTDRKAFMIISGGVNIYPQAIEDALVVHPSVGDAAVIGVPNAEMGEEVKAIVEPAAGIAPCAELAEALLEYLRGKVARYMVPRSIDFIDTMPRLPTGKLYKQSLRDRYWKQQ from the coding sequence ATGAACCCGACCCCCAAGTATCTGGGCGACCACGCCGCCCTGACCCCCGACAAGCCCGCCGCCATCAACGGCACCACTGGCGAGGCCCTGAGCTACCGCGAGCTGGACCAGCGCTCGAACCGCCTTGCCCAGCACCTTTACGCGCTCGGCCTGCGCCGCGGCGACCATATCGCGATGGTGCTCGAGAACAATATGCGCTGCTTCGAGCTGTGCTGGGCTGCGTTGCGTTCCGGGCTGCTGATCACGCCCGTCAACCGCTTCCTGACCGCGCCCGAGGCCGCCTACCTGATCGAGGACAGCGAGGCGCAGGTGGTGGTGACCTCATACGCGATGCGCGAGCTGGCTGCCCAGCTGACGGACCTGATGCCGACCTGCCGCCGCCGGCTGATGCTGGACGGCACCATTCCCGGCTGGGACAGCTACGAGCAGGCCATCGCCGCGCACCCGGCCGAGCGCCTGGCCGAGGAATGGATGGGCGCGACCATGATCTACAGCTCCGGCACCACCGGCCGGCCCAAGGGCATCGTGCGCGCACAGCCGCAGGGCTATGTGACCGAAGGCTCGGGTTCGCCGCGCCGGGCGCAGTTCGTCCGCTATGGTTTCGATGCCGACACCATCTACCTGTCGCCAGCGCCGCTGTACCACACCGCACCGCTCGGCTACGGGCTGGAGACCCAGTTCGGCGGCGGCACGGTGGTCTTCATGGAGAAGTTCGATCCGGTCGAGGCGCTGCGCCTGATCGAGCGCTACCGCGTCACCCACAGCCAGTGGGTGCCGACCATGTTCATCCGCATGCTCAAGCTGGAGCCGGCGCAGCGCGCCGCCTTCGACCTGTCCAGCCACCGCGTGGCGATCCACGCCGCCGCGCCCTGCCCGCAGGACATCAAGCGGCAGATGATCGACTGGTGGGGGCCGATCGTGCACGAGTACTACGCCGCCACCGAAGGCAACGGCGTGGCCACGCTCAACACCGAGGAATGGCTGGCGCACCCGGGTTCGGTCGGCAAGGCGCTGGTGGGCGTGCTGCATATCTGCGACGACGACGGCAACGAGCTGCCCTGCGGCGAGAGCGGCCTGGTGTACTTCGAGCGCGAGGTGCTGCCCTTCCACTACCACAAGGACCCGGACAAGACCCGCGCCGCCCAGCACCCGCGCCACCCGACCTGGACGTCCGTGGGCGATATCGGCCGGCTGGATGAAGACGGCTACCTGTACCTCACGGACCGCAAGGCCTTCATGATCATCTCCGGCGGGGTCAACATCTACCCGCAGGCGATCGAGGACGCGCTGGTCGTGCATCCCAGCGTCGGCGACGCCGCGGTGATCGGCGTGCCCAATGCGGAGATGGGCGAAGAGGTCAAGGCGATCGTCGAGCCGGCCGCCGGCATCGCGCCTTGCGCCGAACTGGCCGAGGCCCTGCTCGAATACCTGCGCGGCAAGGTGGCCCGCTACATGGTGCCGCGCTCGATCGACTTCATCGACACCATGCCGCGCCTGCCGACCGGCAAGCTTTACAAGCAGTCGCTGCGCGACCGCTACTGGAAGCAACAGTGA
- a CDS encoding acyl-CoA dehydrogenase: MSNLLDAFRLTALPPAAEAFRAEVKRFLDENLPAATADIRARSWLGFDAAFSRRLAERGWVGVTLPAGYGGAGMDAWHRFVLVEELLAAGAPVAAHWVADRQSGPLILKYGTPAQKDFYLPRICNGGAFFCIGMSEPNSGSDLASVRTRATRCGGGWRLSGRKIWTTNAHHCHYMIALVRSSGVPEDRQKGLSQFIIDLSAPGVTVRPIVDLTGDAHFSEVTFDEVFLPDGALIGAEGSGWEQVTAELAFERSGPERLYSSIVLVDRWVQALRADQPGHTDTALLGSFVAQLAALRSLSLAVTARLVQGESPVVEAALVKDLGTEFEQSIPALLEAVISADPGTAPDPELYRTVAFLSQISPTFSLRGGTREVLRGMIARGLGLR; this comes from the coding sequence GTGAGCAACCTGCTGGACGCCTTCCGGCTGACCGCGCTGCCGCCGGCCGCGGAAGCCTTTCGCGCTGAGGTGAAGCGCTTTCTGGACGAGAACCTGCCCGCCGCAACGGCCGATATCCGCGCGCGTTCCTGGCTGGGCTTCGATGCGGCATTCAGCCGGCGGCTGGCCGAACGCGGCTGGGTCGGCGTGACGCTGCCGGCCGGCTACGGCGGTGCCGGCATGGATGCCTGGCACCGCTTCGTGCTGGTGGAGGAACTGCTGGCCGCCGGCGCACCGGTGGCCGCGCACTGGGTTGCCGACCGCCAGAGCGGCCCGCTGATCCTGAAGTACGGCACGCCGGCGCAGAAGGACTTTTACCTGCCGCGCATCTGCAACGGCGGCGCCTTCTTCTGCATCGGCATGAGCGAACCCAATTCGGGCTCGGACCTGGCCAGCGTGCGCACCCGCGCCACGCGCTGCGGAGGCGGCTGGCGCCTGAGCGGGCGCAAGATCTGGACCACCAACGCGCATCACTGCCACTACATGATCGCGCTGGTGCGCTCCTCCGGGGTGCCGGAAGACCGGCAGAAGGGACTGTCGCAGTTCATCATCGACCTGTCCGCGCCCGGCGTCACGGTGCGGCCGATCGTGGACCTGACCGGCGACGCGCATTTCTCGGAAGTCACCTTCGACGAGGTCTTCCTGCCGGACGGTGCGTTGATCGGCGCGGAAGGCAGCGGCTGGGAGCAGGTCACCGCCGAACTCGCCTTCGAGCGCAGCGGCCCGGAGCGGCTCTATTCCAGCATCGTGCTGGTGGACCGCTGGGTGCAGGCGCTGCGCGCCGACCAGCCTGGCCACACTGATACCGCGCTGCTGGGCAGCTTCGTCGCGCAACTGGCCGCGCTGCGCAGCCTGTCGCTGGCGGTAACCGCGCGGCTGGTACAGGGAGAAAGCCCGGTGGTGGAAGCGGCACTGGTCAAGGACCTGGGCACCGAATTCGAGCAGTCGATCCCTGCCCTGCTGGAAGCCGTGATCAGCGCCGATCCCGGCACGGCGCCGGATCCCGAGCTGTACCGCACGGTGGCTTTCCTGAGCCAGATCTCGCCCACGTTCTCGCTGCGCGGCGGCACGCGCGAGGTCTTGCGCGGCATGATCGCGCGCGGTCTGGGCCTGCGCTGA
- a CDS encoding phytoene synthase (K02291: crtB; phytoene synthase [EC:2.5.1.32]), with protein MRQTAGDEMAGMKLQVPLGADELWLNAAMLQSGAPLARPAFANIPQYLQTENGVTPDQYCQEKVAQSGSSFYYSFLFLPAERRRAITALYAWCREVDDVVDDSHDPGLAHQQLDWWRGEVRRLFEGEPTHPATKALQPHVHSAGLPHAEMSEVLDGMEMDLTQTRYLDEAGLNRYCHCVAGVVGTLSARLFGYTDPKTLVFAEKLGQSLQLVNILRDVGEDARRGRIYLPVNTLQQFQVPASDILKGQHSERFVALMQYHAGRARALYREALALLPKQDRRAQRAGLLMGAIYHALLDELEASQFQVLNQRIALTPMRKLWIAWKTWIRNS; from the coding sequence GTGCGTCAAACGGCAGGCGACGAAATGGCTGGAATGAAGCTTCAGGTGCCGTTGGGGGCCGACGAGCTGTGGTTAAATGCCGCGATGCTACAATCCGGCGCGCCGCTGGCGCGCCCCGCTTTTGCCAACATCCCCCAATATCTTCAGACCGAGAACGGCGTGACGCCCGATCAGTATTGCCAAGAGAAAGTCGCCCAGAGCGGCTCGAGTTTCTATTACAGCTTCCTGTTCCTGCCGGCCGAACGCCGCCGCGCCATCACCGCGCTGTACGCCTGGTGCCGCGAGGTCGATGACGTGGTCGACGACAGCCACGACCCGGGCCTGGCCCACCAGCAGCTGGACTGGTGGCGCGGCGAGGTGCGCCGCCTGTTCGAGGGCGAGCCCACCCACCCGGCGACCAAGGCGCTGCAACCGCACGTGCACAGTGCCGGCCTGCCCCATGCCGAGATGTCCGAGGTGCTGGACGGCATGGAAATGGACCTGACCCAGACCCGCTACCTGGACGAGGCCGGCCTGAACCGCTACTGCCATTGCGTGGCTGGCGTGGTCGGCACGCTCAGCGCGAGGCTATTCGGCTATACCGACCCGAAGACGCTGGTCTTTGCCGAGAAGCTCGGGCAGTCGCTGCAACTGGTCAATATCCTGCGCGACGTGGGCGAAGACGCCCGCCGCGGCCGTATCTACCTGCCGGTCAATACGCTGCAGCAGTTCCAGGTGCCGGCCTCCGATATCCTCAAGGGCCAGCATTCCGAGCGCTTCGTCGCGCTGATGCAATACCACGCCGGCCGCGCCCGCGCGCTGTACCGCGAGGCCCTGGCGCTGCTGCCGAAGCAGGATCGCCGCGCCCAGCGCGCCGGCCTGCTGATGGGCGCGATCTACCACGCGCTGCTCGACGAACTCGAGGCCAGCCAGTTCCAGGTGCTGAACCAGCGCATCGCGCTGACGCCGATGCGCAAGTTATGGATCGCGTGGAAGACGTGGATCCGCAACAGCTGA